GTATTCGCCAAGGGCACCTTCGAGTTGCATAAATGGCATTCGAATGTGAAAGAGTTGGAATCAGCCGCGTCAGAACCAGTCTCGATCGAGGAAGGAACGTACGCAAAAGAGCAGTTAAACGTACCCGGAAGAGAAGGAGCTACCCTGCTTGGTTTGCCATGGGACAAAGAAAACGATACAGCCGGCGTGAGTTTTCCACAAGAGAAGGCTGATCCTAGCAAGCGGGGAATCTTAAGCAAAGTGGCGAAGATCTTTGACCCATTGGGACTGGCCTCTCCTATCTCGTTGGGGGGTAAGCTCCTCTACCGTGACGTGTGTGACGCCAAGATAAACTGGGATGCAAAGCTACCAAGAGAGTTGATGCAGAGTTGGACCCGATGGGAGGAGCGACTTCCTGAGCAGCTTAAAGTCCCAAGGTCCTTAGCAGCCTATCAAGAGGACATTCAATCAATCGAGTTGCACGCCTTTGATGATGCCAGCGGTAAAGGCGTGGCCGCGGCTGTGTATGCTGTAGTCGTTCAAGAGTCAGGCGTCAATCAGGGACTTGTGGCAGCGAGAGCGAGACTCTCAAAAAGGGGACTGACGATCCCTCGGCTAGAATTGGTGTCTGGACATATGGCGGTGAATCTCTTAGCAAACATGGCCTCAGCCCTAGATGGATTTCCCCTTATGGAAAAGTACTGCTGGCTCGACAGCACCGTTGCCCTGCACTGGATCAGATCCCCAGGCACATATAAGCAGTTTGTGAGCAACAGAGTTGAGAAAATACAAGCACATTCAGAAGTGATCTGGCGGCACGAAGGGACCTCGGAGAACCCTGCTGACCTTGGAAGCCGTGGTGGAGAAGTGCTAAACCATCCCTCTTGGTGCAACGAACCGAAGTGGTTGAACAACAAAGCGTGCTGGCCTCCAGATATTGTGACCAAGGCATCAGATGAATCAATGGCAGAAGTGAAAGCAACGCGAGAAGTCTTTGCTGTGGTGATAGCAACTACAGGTGAGCTAGACACCCTTCTTGAGAAGTTTACCTACTGGAAGACGATGAGAATCTGTGCGTGGATAATGCGGTTCGTCCACAACGTCCGTTCAAAAAAGATACGAAGTCTAAAGGGACCGCTGACCACCGAAGAAACTAACAAAGCGAGAATCTTTTGGCTGAAAAGAGTCCAGACAAGAGCCACAGCGGATAAGCATTATCAAGAAGATCGGTTGCAACTGAATCTACAACCAAACCAAGACGGCGTATTGGAATGTCGAGGCAGAATCCAAGGGCATTTTCCGGTGTATTTGCCCGATAGTCAGCGCTTCACAGAGAAGCTCATAACACAAGTTCATCTTGGAACGCTCCACGGGGGAGTTGTCAGAACCATGGCAAAGGTTCGAGAGCTGTACTGGGTTCCGCGCCTAAGAAgattgaccaaaaaaatcgtGAAGAGTTTCCACGGCTGTCGGCGGTCTCAAGCACAAGCATTTTCATCCCCTCCCCAAGGAGGCTTCCCAAAGGATCGGACTGAAGGTCAAACGCCCTTTCAAGTCGTCGGCGTCGATTACGCGGGACCGTTGAAGTACCGTAAGAACGCGAAGACAGAAGGAAAGGCATACGTGTTGCTGTACGCCTGTAGCCTGACACGTGCTTTGTTCTTGGATTTGCTGCCCAACTTGGAAACTAAAGAATTCCTCGCGAGTTTCAAGCGCTTCATCGCCCGACGCGGAAGACCGCAAAAGTTGTATTCAGACAATGGAAGAACCTTCGTTGGTGCCGCCCAGTGGATCAAGCAAGTGATGCAAGATGAAAGGTTCCAGAATTTCCTCGCCTACCAAGGGATCAAGTGGCAGTTCAATTTGAGTCGTGCACCGTGGTGGGGAGGGCAATTCGAGAGAATGGTGGGACTCGTCAAGGGAGCTCTTTACAAGTGTATTGGAAATGGCCTGCTGTCCTGGGCTGAACTTCAAGAGATACTGTTGGACATAGAAGTGGCACTCAACAACAGACCACTGAGTTACGTGGATGAAGACATTCAGCTACCCATCCTGACCCCGAGTTCCTTCCTGTATGGTCAACCCCACATGCTACCAGAGTTAGAGCCTCATCGCATCGAGGAACATGACCTGCGGAAGAGAGCTAAGTATTTGAGGACGTGCAAGGATACACTATGGTCACGGTGGACAAGAGAATACCTTCGTGGACTGAGAGAGAGACATCGGCTGAAGCATAAAGGAGACATGACCTATCCATCCAAGGGAGAAGTCGTTATCATCAAATCAGAAGAGAGGAACCGAGCACACTGGAAGTTGGGAGTCGTTGAAGACCTAATTACCGGCCGTGATGGCGTGATTCGTGGAGCTAAGCTAAAGTCCGGAAAGTCACAACTGGAGCGACCAATTCAGCATTTGTATCCACTTGAGTTAAGCTGTGATACATCAGTCCAGACCCCACCAAAGACTCTGAGTGCAGACGCACCAGTCTACAGGCCGAGACGGGATGCTGCAGCGGCAGCTAGATTTCGCATCCAGGATATAAATGAACATTGAACAGTGAACAAtgcatataataattatttgatgATCATGACTGATTTTCCAACAGTTTTAAGTTTTGTGGACATTTGCTCTCTCGAGGCAAATGGGGGGAGGGTGTCAGAAATCGTGTGTTTAcgtaactagaccctccgtgagggtacactgggttgcctgtggtacgtgcagcgttccacgcaatttctttcaagttggggggggggggggtcacccagaagtcataccagaagtcataccagaagtcataccagcagaggccctttggctcacaggtcctcacacgttcgtacgacgaaacagatccttttttgaggttaaaaacctggcgaccggcctattaattaatcatttgtcagaaagaagaaattcctgtcctctttaaaacaaattgacacgcattgcttacgtgtggtagtgaagtaacacagcgatttattccataatgtcaactgagctgtgtgttgtcttccaggagattcaaattgtccttgcgtaatatgtagctctaacagtgcacgatattgttttggtattgtctatcattgtagtgaaatggtagaagtcttgggtaaatagcctgagaagacatgtggttactagcaaagtactgagccgagaaagattgaagaaaataaatgggaagtgaaaaacattgtcttctgggatgacatgttgacagttgtctttgcgtaatatgtaggtctaacagtacacgatattgttttggaattgtctatcattgtagcgccatggtagaagtcttagataaatagccccttgagaagacatgtggttactagcaaagtactgaaaccagagagactgaagaaaataaaagggaatcgagaaacattggcttctgggctgacatgttgatcatgcaacttctttccacctcAAGTGTacgcgtgcactgacagcatctgacagctttgtaaacaaaagttgaaagctgaagttattGCTCGGCGGGGttggtatctggatgggcgacctaagaaatataccactcagtaacagaagcataggaccgaaaattctattttaatgctatcaaatgcgaaccaagcaagatacagattttgttagcttgctttatgcaaaacaaatattgatgcaaaagtaaataaatatggatacacaatttttaagaagagcagaaggaagtttcaggatggtcgatcgagcataaaatattttaccatcggtaacaaaatctacggcatgaaaagaacattaattttgaaccacaaatataaaaagttaccatcagcgaaaaacagtttgggagattttagttgttttgttgtaattgtacaagtttggctgcaccgagtaaatcgcacatcgaattcagcgggcgcagtgatcaagttaccgcgttattttaccgcTCCATGTtcactcgcgaaacagtgaagcatctgtgtcaaatgatgccaagctaccgggtttttgtttttgttagttttctttttctttcgattgttataaattttgacaagaaatgtggaTCATGACTACACACACGAGTACTGAACATActgaacatacggatacatacgaatacatacgactaacatacgactaacatacgagtaaaatacgagtaacatacggatacatacgactaacatacggatacatacgaatacatacgagtaatacgaatgtttttctcataaaggaagctctaattataggccttgcaggcatttttcacgtcagcaaacacgtacccggctcagtttgaggggggagggagggggtgtTGATCAAccccccaaggctttcgttaaatttagtcacagtaaaataaattcacatggagtgcaaaacccttagcttgcgctacaagatgacaatatattttggatgtcgcttatgtcgtgtgacgtcatcagatccgccatcttgatttcactatttcagcttaagttgcctatgataaatcagtgcaaaaaatcagtgcaaaatcaagccagaaagcttaaatggggtaaaagattatgacagacctgctctgacttccttacgtgtcttaaatgtaaactggcctgacagtcataatcatctacgagagcaacatccaaaatatactgtcatcttgttgcgcaagctaaaggcggcgaaatacgagatacaaaaaccctaaacttggcgcgaaacattatttcgttgcaagtttgggtcgatttctcccgtttttcaccttgcatgatcaacttgtcgcgcaacaaaaacatttgttgcgggttgaagaaagttattgcgaaaagtagagcgcagatctactctgagcaacaaattttggctttgttgctcgtttttcatcaagctcacaacttgtcgcgcaacaaatgtgctcttgtactaggaaatcaaccactcagcgccctgcatttcttcaacccgcaacaaatgtttttcttgcgggtcaagttgatcacgcaaagtgaaaaacgcgaaacatcgaccagaacttgcaacgaaacaatgttgcgccacaagttgagggtttttgtatctcgtctttcgccgccttaagggttttgcactccatgtgaatttattttgctgtgactaaatttaacgaaagccttggagggtctatcaaccccccccccccccccccccccttcctcaaactgagccgggtacgtgtttgctgacgtgaaaaatgcttgcaaggcttataattagagcttcctttatgagaaaaacattcgtattacttgtatgtattcgtatgtatccgtatgttgatcgtatgtatccgtatgttactcgtatgttactcgtatgtcagtcgtatgtcagtcgtatgtattcgtatgtatccgtatgttccgtatgttactcgtatgttactcgtatgttacccgtatgtactcgtgtggtgttttagtcatgatcagaaatgtgcgaattcaacacaaagatcacaatcgcccaactctcagaggttgaccattgtttctggaaaatcaaaaatttactctccaagacaaggttatttatcaccaggtaattccatcgttttggtaatagcatctactttattattcatcagcgtcacaaaaactctccccgtatcacatttcaacacatgtatgcaaatttgctaagctcgaaaattacacaacatgataaatttacaaaagctagaaatttcacagaaatattttccagcgaaacatttattgaaacaagcaacatatttgctataagaggcaagaaacccttcctatttcagttgcgtgcgtgcaagcgaaacacacaatcacaaagcatatgcaattaaataaatttctgacagttcacattcaacccttttcgaaagaaccttgaccgtaaataataacgcacaaaagagacaacaaggtttcattcaagtaatttttcactgtcacatttccaaatattttacacctttgcagagttgagtacaaaataccggtaaatgtaaattgtcagacaactaagatgcgacttgagtaaacactgtgatgcattcttgtaggcgttcgattccttcaatgttaatttggttaaatccataaaaaaattgctatttgatttccgtgttttatataataccaagttagtaaaatattagaaacaaagctcacttgatatccaaaggcgaaaaatgaaattgttgtcgaagaccattactcgtctcttaaaatccagatatttatttttcagcgctgtcttgctcatccaattggcgatccattcttgagctccatgagggtatattttgtttaaagatccactaaaacgccattcacgtcaatgacttattagtgaaatttccaattgttataccggaagactgtgcagagttgagaacaggtaaatacaaatctgacaaatagcgagacaactgagataacagatccaatatatggattccttctctgtctttgttgaacccatactgagttaccagagaactgttaatttggtttgagtgttgtacaaaacaccacacttggcaaaattttaggaaggcagctcactttgattacggctcgacgggcgacagattgttgtcgaagtccattactcgtcgcttctaacattcgaccacctgtcttgttcagtatccaattcgcttgccattattgagcttcataagggtacattttgttcaaagatccactaaaacgccattcgcgttacatgactttcgacgccattgccggttaagttaatcgttctactgtgtccaccagagaaatctacgcatttcccactaccctctcgatcctaagaaaatacgcgtagaaggctctatgcgcAAAGACACCACtcagcaggggagtgacaggcaggacttttaccgacacggaaaaaaatataaaaaaaaagaaaacgaaaaataaaaaaacgacgaaattaaagacagattccgactgggttggcaacccagtaattaaaacatttttaacgCGTATAGAATTTGATTGTTTGGTTGACCGGAAAGGGATAGGCATCGAACCTGTCATCGTTAGtaactttaaccaatcagagaacACATTGTACATGTTCTAGAAATCGAAGCGTGTGGTAATCGAGATCGGGACATCGTGAGAGACAAATATATCTGTTTAAAATGCTATCGTGAGTGAGTGATTTTAGCACGAGTTTATCGGGAAAACATTGTGTTGTCAGGCAATTATCTAATTCCCAACAACTAGCTTTTCATCATGTTTTCATTGACGATCCTTGTCCACTCAGCGGGTTTCAATAGGATTAAGAGATTAAAGTATTTTGTACTTCCACAATTGCAATCAAATCCTCTTCTTCTCATCTAAGAAagcttctttttcatttcttgcaGTAAAAAAATATGGTCGGAAATGATTTATAAAACGTGTTCGCTTTTAagtagatcgttttcactgtcacgcaacaaaaaaattataaaatcgaaaccgttcaatgaaataagccacaaatttggaatgttgtaggagacacaTTTATAAATTGCCTaaccaattctcaggtctgtgcggtacatagTTACTTGTCGAAGCGTTTGCATGCAAttttatagagttttgtatAGAGCCGCCATGTTAGTGCACCCCAtttgtgcaccaatatggcggccagaaatcCACAAGGAACATCTGGAATTCACTTAgccatgaaagcgcttacttttcgctcatgagataaaatgcaTGTGTATAAGCACATcgcctaatgtacttgaaacacTCAGTCTGTAGATTCAAAGGCATACACATTTTTTTCTACCAAATAACTTGGTaacatggtgtcacgcaaggtgacaattcggaaactCAAACTTTGATGACGTGgtgtgaaattttgcttttcgTATTCTGAATACATGGCACTGCAACGTTTATCCGAAAAGAAGCTGCATTCTTTGACGAGCAAGGCAATGCAAGTGAGTTgctgggtattctgcagtttaacTGAAGTGAAACAGAAAGGAATCCTTTGGGCATCGTACCCGGGAATCGTATCATTTTACGCTCGATCAACATTAAAATTTGCATGATTTAACACAGCTGCAATATCAATAACGTTGTCATTTAATGATTGAGACCTCGATGCTATTGAAAATTTTCAGTAAAATTCTGTTTCCTACGATCGATAAGACGCGAAATAAGTgaatttgttatatagctggagtttttcccgctacagcgcgcccattcattggctagttcATGGTCACATGGTATTTAACAATCAAACTGTTTACCGCCAAATGCCATGAGCGGGCAACATTGCGAAAACTATGACGTCAAACggggaacagttcactgttacccgcgaaatgTTGACCGCTTTTGCACGTGATCAGAGCGTGCAGTTGAAGGTGGCCGGATGTTGTCGCTGGAATCTTCcctcttctttcaaaatgtttgacccatttgtttccctatataacaaatcacttaatgactggtccctcgaatctcaatgtttccctcggctgcgcctcggggaaacattgagattctcgggaaacaaaatgaactgtttccctcgggaccagtcattaagtgtttattaatTACTGGCCAACAACCAGTTGTACAATTacatcacgtaaatctaaaactatccttttaattctcacattgtcacgttttatgtacatttcgctgttactagcataattagcacttcttcctacttataaattcaacttctggcttaactacagaatacagggccacttatttccatatcattgaataacaaaagctcccGTTGTTGTGTCTCTCGTTCTACAAAAGCTTTCTCTAATTTGcacgttttgtcgttttctatAAAGTTCTGTCTTGCCTGCTAATATCAAAATTTAATTGTTACTTTTCATCCCGAAAAAGAAATTCAACCCGGGCGACCGTGATCATATGCCAAGGCCTTTGATAGGTATTCGAAGATTCGCGTCATCTATACACAATCAACTCGGATCCTGTCCCCAGCTATCCACGAATGGtttaaggggctaggtcacgcaagttTAGGCAATTtaagcactgatcgaatggtcatagaattaactaaaatatcaaaataactgttcaaaactatagaagaactctaacaaaacacagggaagccaagaagggacatggatggacaaaactggaaagaattgaaatggattgaatttgggtaaatttgaaaaaggtcggccctatatcaaaatgtcatttacaaagctggaaaatcattctcagttgttatgtggccgtgattttgcaaatgaaagactcttgctctgccaatttgacgtttagagctcataataaacaaaatgaaacaaatttatcTAAACTCAACTAATTaatgaaaatataaaatattgaATGTATAACCGTAAAAAAGCTGGgccgggttcctgaaaggtgtaataactctattccagggataaatgtgctttattccaggcacatttatccctgaaatagggttattacacctttcaggaactggCCCCTGATGTTTTATGGCGCTGTTAcattgtgaaatgtttcgtgcaacgaCACATCgcacaagttgcacgaaacatttcacattgTAACAGCTCCTTTAAGCTTGATTATAAATCATGATAAATTGAACGTGAACGTGCGATTATCGCTTCAGTGATCGTTCATCTTAGTAAGaaactaaacattttaaatgatATATTAAATGATTATTTTAAGCTGAGAAGGCAAAGGTCAGCATGGCCTATGCTGGATAAACAAATCAGTAGTTCAGCCGATTACCGGAACTCGGGGCCAGTGTCAGAGAAGCCAGATTGAATGTGAATTCAGAGATCGTTCATCTTTAGAAACTGATTTAAACTTACCTCTTGTGAACAAGTCCTTAGAGAAGTCAGCAGCACGGTCAACTATAAGGTTAATAATTACATTGGATTCTTCATAGATTgttaaaatgcaaataaaatccaaCTCTGTCACAAATTATTACgctaaccaatcaaaacaaaccTTGAACATTAAGGAATCAATCAAAAGCATCTTGCCGCAACCAAGAGCGGGAAAAAGTGGCGTTATTCACTAAAGAGActaaagccaaacaaactaTATTCTACGAAATTTCGGCCTTGATAGAATCGTTAAGCCGGTTACACACAAGCAAGTCTtgccaaattttattttctgctGCTGTGTAAAGAAaaacttgacaagtttttccttgaaaagTGCACTTGTTTAAAAGCTAGCATTATAGCGTAGTCTTCACGGGTCGGCAAGGAAAAGTGGCAAATTACGGCGCTCAGCGCTGTGGCTCTTGTAACCGGCGGGTCTAAACCACAGGcaacattccacaggtcactcgttgcaggtcattgttttacttttctgaaagtaacccaaaaccctcaattcgGCTAAACCTAGGCCTAAAAGAAACCTTAGGACTAGGGTTAGCCGAATTGagggtgaaacaatgacttgcaacaagtgacctgtggattgtgacctgtgttttagacccgccggcgGATAACAACACGTCAGGGAAAAGGCAGTGCAAGTTGTCTTACTTGGACCGATTCCCGTACATCCAAGCCACTTCTCTTTGAATCCCTAAGATCGACAGGAAGTTTGTGAAAACCTGAGTAGATTACTGTAGAGACCGAAACAACAACCATGGCCCTGGCACTAAATGCTCGCATTCATGTGTGTCTGTAATTGcattagcctgttccaggttcCCAGATAGTgcggaaagagaaaaaaatgcactcgcttttcacacgcagtagttttcgttttcccgactatctaggagcctggaacaggctatgaATGCATATCAAAGTAAAGCAAAAGCCACAACACTGGCCAGCAATCTTTTTTCTCTTGTCAAATAGGCGTGagccaaaaaatgaaaatgtcgtCAGCTCTGTAATTGTATTGCGGGCTAcagtgaaaacttgtcaaagaaaacttgttcaTTCGTTCAAATAAAACTCGTCAAGGCAAAACGCAATCGTGTGTAACTTGAACATCCTGGCCAATCGCAATGACGACAATTTCCGGCTTCACCACTTGGACATCCTGTGAGCAGAGGCACTCGAACTTCctacagaagaagaagaagtccCTTCCTCTTCGCGACCAGGGTGCATTTTGACGTACAAAACGTTCGAAATTTCGAACTTTTACTGTTCCCGTTGATTTGACGATGGAATGAAGTCCTCAGTTCTCGAAATGAGCTCAATGGAAGATTAGGAAACTCACCGTGAATGATAATTCTGCTCATCAGAAATTTCTCCAGGTCCCTATTACCCGACCTATGCAATCGAACAGTTTGGCAATCAAACCCAATCGAACACCAATCGTTCGATTGCTGAAATCGAACCCAcaataaaattttgccaatcgaACTCGAACGTTCGATTACCGAACGATTGGTATAATCGCATGATAGGCACGTGGTATTGGAAAATTCCGAAGGTGAAAGTGAAATCACCGCTAACTCCCTTCCCTTTTCTTGCAGTATAATGTTCAGTTCCTGTTTATTCAATGAAAGCTGACAATGATTATATTCCACGTGTTTTACTCAGTTTCACGGAGGCGTCAAGGGACAATTGCATTGGATTAGTTCGATTTtgttcgattttgttcgattttgttcgatTATATTGGTTCGATTGCTTCGAAAATCGAACTCACAGCAAAATGGGTGTTCGATTTTCTTCGATTGCCGAACCCAATCGAACGATTGgagttcgattgggttcgattggttttttttttgttcggtTTTGTTCGATTGGATAGGTCGGGCTATTAGCGGGAGAACAAACGACCGATACAACGTAGGATCGATAGCTTTTAAATTATCAGCGATATTTCGGTTGCCAAACCAGCTTTACAGTATACAATGAGGTATTTACGTTGAGTGAGGGGAAATTATAATCCTCATATTTGCGGGTTTAAATAGGATTAGGAGATTAAAGTATTTTGTACTTCCACAATTACAATCAAATCCTCTTCTTCTCATCTAAGAAagcttctttttcatttcttgcaGTAAAAAAATATGGTCGGAAATGACTTATAAAACGTGTTCGCTTTTAATAagtagatcgttttcactgtcacgcaacaaaaaaattataaaatcgaaaccgttcaatgaaataagccacaaatttggaatgttgtaggagacacaTTTATAAATTGTCTaaccaattctcaggtctgtgcggtacatagTTACTTGTCGAAGCGTTTACATGCAAttttatagagttttgtatggagccgccatgttggtgcacccatttgtgcaccaatatggcggccagaaatcCACAAGGAACATCTGGAATTCACTTAGCCATGAAaacgcttacttttcgctcatgagataaaatgcaTGTGTATAAGCACATcgcctaatgtacttgaaacacTCAGACTGTAGATTCAAAGGCATACACATTTTTTTTCTACCAAATAACTTTGTaacatggtgtcacgcaaggtgacaattcggaaactCAAACTTTGATGACGTGGTGTGAAAACCCTCTacagtgtttttcttttcgtaTTCTGAATACATGGCGCTGCAACGCTTATCCGAAAAGAAGCTGCATTCTTTGACGAACAAGGCAATGCAAGTGAGTTgctgggtattctgcagtttaacTGAAGTGAAACAGAATCCTTTGGGCATCGTACCCGGGAATCGTATAAttttaagccgcggctacaagagcgattttttgctcgcgctggtgattcaatttttttcaaattttgtcgcgtcgcgTCAGCGTGAGATGAAAAtcacacgtgtagccacccttgaactgatgacgcgacaggtgaaaaaatcggaagaaaaaagtcgccagagttgaaactttcgtgacaaaatcgcagagatagttgctcgtgtagccaccctacaactttttgcccgcgcttgcgacgcgactaGGGAGTAATTAGCCGatga
The sequence above is a segment of the Montipora foliosa isolate CH-2021 chromosome 2, ASM3666993v2, whole genome shotgun sequence genome. Coding sequences within it:
- the LOC137988127 gene encoding uncharacterized protein, with translation MSLPTIGGTQPARIHNFYEKLLFNVQSLETMGKLREVNGYVRMTIDKLPGIRGDLVRTDDSWREWNFPKLVDELWKWTERNPIQLKQSDKPWRDKNFQIQQDRDGRNRGCVYCGKQEHKSVDCKTVVTVDDRKKVLSNKRLCFNCTGSKHRAEDCKSRSLCQICQRRHHTSICNSVSNQLMTATTMERQTVIYPVVVVEVLGVKCRALPDTGAGSSYASAASLDRLKIRPHQREVRQIEMMMGVVTKPVEIFKVQIRSLKGDFLLETDVTLVNKKQLLSLENPHYQQVLKRYDHLKGVKMDDMDTKEFLPVHLILGVCDYTKIKTETAPLIGAANEPIAEKTKFGWTIISPGKEVDLSPMFLTQTSTVDYDNLCKLDVLGLADCATGDQEEVYSEFKEQLRRDEEGWYETSLPWKGNHPPLPSNEAGSLRRLTGLVKKLRSQGTIERYDQVIQDQIKTGIVERVSGPATGQHEFYIPHKAVVGDTAETTKLPVVYDESARAYSGAPSLNECLNPGPPLQNKLWSVLVRSRFHPVAVTGDIKQAFLQVRIKEQDRDALRFHWLKDPNSQTVETLRFTRALFGLTSSPFLLGGVIQHLLESCRQNYPDIVSEIERSLYVDDLISGGPTSEKAKEIKSASQNVFAKGTFELHKWHSNVKELESAASEPVSIEEGTYAKEQLNVPGREGATLLGLPWDKENDTAGVSFPQEKADPSKRGILSKVAKIFDPLGLASPISLGGKLLYRDVCDAKINWDAKLPRELMQSWTRWEERLPEQLKVPRSLAAYQEDIQSIELHAFDDASGKGVAAAVYAVVVQESGVNQGLVAARARLSKRGLTIPRLELVSGHMAVNLLANMASALDGFPLMEKYCWLDSTVALHWIRSPGTYKQFVSNRVEKIQAHSEVIWRHEGTSENPADLGSRGGEVLNHPSWCNEPKWLNNKACWPPDIVTKASDESMAEVKATREVFAVVIATTGELDTLLEKFTYWKTMRICAWIMRFVHNVRSKKIRSLKGPLTTEETNKARIFWLKRVQTRATADKHYQEDRLQLNLQPNQDGVLECRGRIQGHFPVYLPDSQRFTEKLITQVHLGTLHGGVVRTMAKVRELYWVPRLRRLTKKIVKSFHGCRRSQAQAFSSPPQGGFPKDRTEGQTPFQVVGVDYAGPLKYRKNAKTEGKAYVLLYACSLTRALFLDLLPNLETKEFLASFKRFIARRGRPQKLYSDNGRTFVGAAQWIKQVMQDERFQNFLAYQGIKWQFNLSRAPWWGGQFERMVGLVKGALYKCIGNGLLSWAELQEILLDIEVALNNRPLSYVDEDIQLPILTPSSFLYGQPHMLPELEPHRIEEHDLRKRAKYLRTCKDTLWSRWTREYLRGLRERHRLKHKGDMTYPSKGEVVIIKSEERNRAHWKLGVVEDLITGRDGVIRGAKLKSGKSQLERPIQHLYPLELSCDTSVQTPPKTLSADAPVYRPRRDAAAAARFRIQDINEH